A window of the Chiloscyllium plagiosum isolate BGI_BamShark_2017 chromosome 13, ASM401019v2, whole genome shotgun sequence genome harbors these coding sequences:
- the gpr171 gene encoding probable G-protein coupled receptor 171 codes for MSSVPNRSHTPCVINNKMEAFTYFYYLIFLIGIIGSCIALWSFISQRKARKCLNIYLINLLTADFLLSLALPFKIIVDLGVAPWGLKIFHCQVTACLIYVNMYSSIIFLGFVSIDRYIHLSGNSRFQRIQEPGFAKMMSLVIWGMVLLLMVPNMAIPIKNIEPKPLLKCAEIKITLGLHWHVLTNFICIAIFMNVSAMMLTSNFLVVKKLYKNKDREMQKDVQQTLRHVFILTGIYIICFVPYHIVRTPYTLSQYKPVGDCTVQRSWFLAKECTFLLAVLNLCLDPILYFYLCKSFRSKITQTFGLAKEMKHKKREAEQAANETNLTLCN; via the coding sequence ATGAGTTCTGTGCCAAACCGTTCCCATACACCATGTGTAATCAATAACAAGATGGAAGCTTTTACTTATTTTTATTACTTAATCTTTCTGATTGGTATTATTGGGAGTTGCATCGCACTTTGGTCATTCATAAGCCAAAGGAAAGCCAGAAAATGCCTCAACATCTACTTAATTAACCTACTGACTGCCGATTTCCTACTGAGTCTGGCTCTGCCTTTCAAAATAATTGTTGACCTAGGTGTTGCTCCATGGGGTTTGAAAATCTTCCACTGTCAGGTTACAGCGTGCCTCATCTATGTAAATATGTATTCATCGATTATTTTCCTGGGCTTCGTAAGCATAGATCGATATATTCACCTCTCAGGAAACTCAAGATTCCAAAGGATTCAAGAGCCAGGTTTTGCAAAAATGATGTCTCTGGTCATTTGGGGAATGGTCCTGCTGCTGATGGTGCCTAATATGGCAATCCCCATCAAAAACATAGAGCCAAAACCTCTTCTCAAGTGTGCAGAGATCAAAATTACACTGGGGTTGCACTGGCATGTCCTCACCAATTTTATCTGCATTGCAATATTCATGAATGTTTCAGCGATGATGCTGACCTCCAACTTCCTTGTGGTGAAGAAACTGTATAAAAACAAGGACAGAGAAATGCAGAAAGATGTCCAGCAAACTCTGAGGCATGTTTTCATACTGACCGGCATCTACATAATTTGTTTTGTCCCATATCACATTGTTCGGACTCCGTACACACTCAGTCAGTACAAGCCAGTGGGAGACTGCACTGTGCAGCGATCCTGGTTTCTGGCGAAGGAATGTACCTTCCTCCTGGCCGtcctcaatctctgccttgaccCCATTTTGTATTTCTACCTCTGCAAATCATTCCGGTCAAAAATTACTCAAACGTTTGGATTGGCCAAAGAGATGAAACACAAGAAAAGAGAGGCCGAACAGGCAGCAAATGAGACCAACTTAACATTGTGCAATTAA